One Drosophila kikkawai strain 14028-0561.14 chromosome 3L, DkikHiC1v2, whole genome shotgun sequence genomic window carries:
- the LOC108080194 gene encoding seminase-like isoform X2: MDMLRFLFGCLLAVVALARIDYVLAEDIKIDVDKLKKLVTPSPLHTRVVGGSVTTNAKLGGYIIQLYYMGDFICGGTLIHELIVLTAAHCFMGRPHIEDWMAVGGVSTLYEEGESRDIREILQPATFNSPAMHMDVALLKMVTPMKGKDIKTLALCTKPLKTGTVLTVSGWGMTHAEQIGPQKLLRTVNVPVIDKRTCRAAYRTARYYNFSQKFATQ; this comes from the exons ATGGATATGCTGCGTTTCCTTTTCGGCTGCTTGCTGGCGGTCGTCGCTTTGGCCAGGATAGATTACGTCTTGGCCGAGGACATCAAGATAGATGTGGATAAGCTAAAAAAGCTGGTGACGCCTTCCCCTCTCCATACACGTGTCGTCGGCGGCTCAGTGACCACGAATGCGAAACTGGGAGGCTACATAATACAACTATACTACATGGGAGACTTCATCTGTGGCGGCACTTTAATCCATGAACTTATAGTCCTGACGGCAGCCCACTGTTTTATGGGCCGTCCGCATATCGAAGATTGGATGGCTGTCGGCGGCGTTTCCACGCTTTACGAAGAGGGGGAGAGCCGTGATATAAGGGAGATTCTCCAACCGGCTACGTTTAACAGCCCTGCAATGCACATGGATGTTGCGTTGCTAAAAATGGTGACGCCAATGAAAGGGAAAGATATCAAGACGCTCGCGCTGTGCACAAAGCCCTTGAAGACTGGCACTGTGCTGACTGTTTCCGGATGGGGTATGACCCATGCAGAGCAGATTGGACCGCAGAAGCTGCTGCGCACGGTTAATGTGCCTGTTATCGACAAGAGGACATGTCGCGCTGCTTATAGGACAGCAA ggtattataatttcagtcagaagtttgcaacgcagtga
- the LOC108080194 gene encoding seminase-like isoform X1, whose product MDMLRFLFGCLLAVVALARIDYVLAEDIKIDVDKLKKLVTPSPLHTRVVGGSVTTNAKLGGYIIQLYYMGDFICGGTLIHELIVLTAAHCFMGRPHIEDWMAVGGVSTLYEEGESRDIREILQPATFNSPAMHMDVALLKMVTPMKGKDIKTLALCTKPLKTGTVLTVSGWGMTHAEQIGPQKLLRTVNVPVIDKRTCRAAYRTATNLSDTMFCAGVLGKQDACIFDSGGPIVRNKEVCGIVSFGVGCAGVHYPGVYTDVTYVKPFIENSMKVLLEK is encoded by the exons ATGGATATGCTGCGTTTCCTTTTCGGCTGCTTGCTGGCGGTCGTCGCTTTGGCCAGGATAGATTACGTCTTGGCCGAGGACATCAAGATAGATGTGGATAAGCTAAAAAAGCTGGTGACGCCTTCCCCTCTCCATACACGTGTCGTCGGCGGCTCAGTGACCACGAATGCGAAACTGGGAGGCTACATAATACAACTATACTACATGGGAGACTTCATCTGTGGCGGCACTTTAATCCATGAACTTATAGTCCTGACGGCAGCCCACTGTTTTATGGGCCGTCCGCATATCGAAGATTGGATGGCTGTCGGCGGCGTTTCCACGCTTTACGAAGAGGGGGAGAGCCGTGATATAAGGGAGATTCTCCAACCGGCTACGTTTAACAGCCCTGCAATGCACATGGATGTTGCGTTGCTAAAAATGGTGACGCCAATGAAAGGGAAAGATATCAAGACGCTCGCGCTGTGCACAAAGCCCTTGAAGACTGGCACTGTGCTGACTGTTTCCGGATGGGGTATGACCCATGCAGAGCAGATTGGACCGCAGAAGCTGCTGCGCACGGTTAATGTGCCTGTTATCGACAAGAGGACATGTCGCGCTGCTTATAGGACAGCAA cAAACTTATCAGATACCATGTTCTGTGCTGGAGTGCTGGGCAAACAGGATGCGTGCATCTTCGATTCTGGAGGTCCGATAGTGCGCAACAAGGAGGTCTGCGGTATAGTATCCTTTGGTGTCGGTTGCGCCGGCGTCCATTATCCTGGCGTCTACACGGATGTCACATACGTGAAGCCTTTCATAGAGAATAGCATGAAGGTGCttcttgaaaaataa
- the LOC108080196 gene encoding seminase-like, with the protein MQGLLTCWLLAVTVQGTLVSAQNERKEPGQVKQDTKKERSFEMRVVGGRAISNPELGGYIIAMRYFDIFACGGTLIHDRIVLSAAHCFINREVNQYWVLSGGISSLNETGEERKIKDVITSPNFSQENLDFDVAVILLDKPLVGKNIAKLSLCTTELKVGMQLDVSGWGHTKEGASLENNLRTVTVPYIDRDTCRESYRFTEVNITDNMICAGVLGSKDACLFDSGGPLVYQQEICGIVSFGIGCARKDYPGVYTDVKFMKPFIEQSIQDLLSRLE; encoded by the exons ATGCAAGGCTTACTGACTTGCTGGCTACTTGCTGTCACTGTGCAGGGAACATTAGTTTCCGCCCAAAATGAAAGGAAGGAGCCTGGCCAAGTTAAACAAGACACCAAGAAGGAGCGGTCTTTCGAAATGCGCGTCGTTGGTGGCAGGGCGATAAGCAATCCTGAGCTAGGGGGCTACATTATTGCAATGCGCTACTTTGATATATTTGCCTGCGGCGGCACACTGATTCATGACAGGATCGTGCTATCGGCAGCCCATTGCTTCATTAACCGGGAGGTAAACCAATATTGGGTCCTTAGTGGCGGCATCTCTAGTCTAAACGAAACGGGAGAGGAGCGCAAAATAAAGGATGTGATTACCTCGCCAAATTTTAGCCAAGAAAACCTTGACTTTGACGTCGCAGTCATTCTACTGGATAAGCCTTTAGTGGGCAAAAATATTGCCAAACTTTCGCTGTGCACCACGGAGCTAAAGGTGGGCATGCAGCTGGATGTCTCCGGATGGGGTCACACCAAAGAGGGCGCTTCGCTCGAAAATAACCTACGAACCGTCACTGTGCCGTATATTGACAGGGACACATGTCGCGAGAGCTACCGCTTTACAG AAGTCAATATAACAGACAACATGATCTGCGCTGGAGTTCTTGGGAGTAAGGATGCCTGTCTTTTTGACTCGGGAGGTCCACTGGTTTACCAACAGGAGATCTGCGGCATAGTGTCCTTTGGCATCGGATGTGCCCGCAAAGACTATCCCGGTGTCTACACAGATGTCAAATTCATGAAGCCATTTATTGAGCAGAGCATTCAAGATTTGCTGTCGAGGctagaataa
- the LOC108080202 gene encoding seminase-like — translation MVVQRLLVSFLLTSTLHWIEVLGENKNDTHSPRVVGGNIVTNRELGGYIVAMRYDGSFACGGTLVQDLIVLTAAHCFEQRRIKEKWLISGGVSMLNEIGVSRRIRKIIIPKAFSMDTMEMDVAVVLMDRPMVGNGIGKLSLCDKPLEVGRSLTVAGFGMVKSGGTNPGQYLRQTTVPIDSKEYCRKAYRKIIAITNSMLCASEKGKRDACTLDSGGPLVYKNQVCGIVSFGIGCASSRYPGVYTDVTYAKPFITKIINMLMSQT, via the exons ATGGTCGTCCAACGACTCCTAGTCAGTTTCCTGCTGACAAGCACTTTGCACTGGATAGAGGTCCTTGGCGAGAACAAGAATGACACCCATTCCCCGCGCGTAGTTGGTGGTAATATAGTAACCAATCGGGAGCTGGGCGGTTACATTGTGGCAATGCGCTACGACGGCAGTTTCGCTTGCGGCGGCACTCTCGTCCAGGACCTCATTGTCCTCACGGCAGCCCACTGTTTTGAGCAAAGAAGGATCAAAGAGAAGTGGCTTATCTCTGGTGGCGTCTCCATGCTCAACGAGATAGGGGTAAGTCGACGGATAAGAAAAATTATCATTCCTAAAGCCTTTAGTATGGACACCATGGAAATGGACGTGGCCGTGGTGTTGATGGACAGGCCAATGGTGGGCAACGGCATCGGAAAGCTATCGCTCTGCGATAAGCCCCTTGAGGTCGGCAGGAGCTTGACCGTCGCCGGATTTGGAATGGTTAAATCAGGGGGCACGAACCCAGGGCAGTACCTGCGCCAAACCACAGTGCCTATTGACTCTAAGGAATACTGTCGCAAAGCCTACAGGAAAATCA TCGCTATTACGAACAGTATGCTGTGCGCCTCCGAGAAGGGCAAGCGCGATGCCTGTACCCTCGACTCCGGAGGTCCGTTGGTCTATAAGAACCAGGTCTGTGGCATCGTATCCTTTGGCATAGGATGCGCCAGTAGCCGATATCCTGGCGTCTACACGGATGTCACCTATGCAAAACCCTTCataacaaaaatcattaatatGTTGATGTCgcaaacataa